In Vibrio tritonius, the following are encoded in one genomic region:
- a CDS encoding sugar porter family MFS transporter, translating to MNNQISVLRLTLVVALGGLLFGYDTAVISGATEALQNYFDLTSTELGFAASSALIGCVLGALISGETSAKYGRRGALFIAALLFLISAIGSAIPQNYWTFVIYRIIGGVGVGIASMVSPMYIAEVAPPKKRGGLVACNQFAIIFGMLVVYFVNYGIALLGTEQWLNQTGWRYMFASETIPAGLFLILLFFIPETPRWLVMKGRNDEAHALLQSLSPGDNIEGQWQEIKASLTHHSSPSIMAAGLMGVLVIGIMLSVLQQVTGINVFLYYAPTILKGFSSSSIDLALLQTILVGAVNLSFTAVAIFTVDKFGRRPLMMLGSFLMAISMIAIGTAAYMDAIGGYLLIFVLLYIAAFALSLGPVVWVLLSEIFPNHIRSKALSIAVFAQWAANFVVSQTFPMMNDHESTIYQAFNGGFPFWLYGIMGLFTVYFIYRWVPETKGLSLEQLESLWHKKETRVPQHTSLHLK from the coding sequence ATGAATAACCAGATAAGTGTGCTGAGGCTAACCTTAGTCGTCGCACTGGGAGGTTTGCTGTTCGGCTACGATACAGCAGTCATCTCCGGCGCAACGGAAGCACTGCAAAACTACTTTGATTTAACCTCTACAGAACTTGGCTTCGCCGCCTCTTCTGCACTGATAGGTTGTGTTCTCGGTGCGTTGATTTCTGGCGAAACCAGCGCCAAATATGGTCGTAGAGGCGCTCTATTCATTGCGGCATTACTGTTTTTGATTTCCGCGATCGGTTCTGCGATTCCACAAAACTACTGGACCTTTGTTATCTATCGCATTATCGGCGGGGTTGGCGTGGGTATCGCTTCTATGGTTTCCCCTATGTACATCGCTGAAGTCGCACCACCTAAAAAACGCGGTGGCTTAGTGGCTTGTAACCAATTTGCGATTATTTTCGGGATGTTAGTGGTCTATTTCGTTAACTATGGCATTGCACTACTCGGTACAGAACAGTGGCTAAACCAAACCGGTTGGCGTTATATGTTCGCCTCAGAAACCATCCCTGCAGGCCTGTTCTTGATTTTACTGTTTTTTATTCCAGAAACACCACGGTGGTTGGTCATGAAAGGTCGTAACGATGAAGCTCATGCTCTGCTGCAATCGTTAAGCCCTGGCGACAATATCGAAGGTCAATGGCAAGAGATCAAAGCCTCGCTGACTCATCACAGCAGCCCTTCCATCATGGCTGCAGGTTTAATGGGCGTCTTGGTGATTGGCATCATGCTTAGCGTGTTGCAACAAGTGACTGGGATTAACGTATTCCTCTACTACGCGCCAACTATTTTGAAAGGCTTTAGCTCCTCTTCGATTGACTTAGCGCTGCTGCAAACCATCTTGGTGGGCGCGGTGAACTTAAGTTTTACCGCTGTGGCTATCTTCACTGTCGATAAATTTGGTCGTCGCCCATTGATGATGTTGGGATCATTTCTGATGGCGATCAGTATGATAGCGATTGGTACGGCTGCGTACATGGATGCGATTGGCGGCTATCTGCTAATCTTTGTGCTGCTTTACATTGCCGCGTTTGCTCTTTCACTTGGTCCAGTGGTTTGGGTATTGCTCTCCGAAATTTTTCCCAACCACATTCGTTCTAAAGCACTTTCCATTGCGGTGTTTGCCCAATGGGCCGCTAACTTTGTGGTGTCACAAACCTTCCCAATGATGAACGACCACGAAAGCACAATCTATCAAGCATTTAATGGCGGATTTCCATTCTGGTTATACGGCATTATGGGCTTATTTACGGTCTACTTTATCTATCGCTGGGTACCGGAAACCAAAGGGCTTTCTTTGGAACAACTTGAATCTCTATGGCATAAGAAAGAGACGCGCGTACCGCAACACACCTCTTTGCATCTAAAATAG
- a CDS encoding XylR family transcriptional regulator, whose product MNKNYQISLLFNANKAYDRQVMEGIGEYLQASQSRWNIFIQEDFTTDIEQFHNWRGDGVIADFDNPSIVQLLSQATIPVVGIGGSYAKQEDYPPVPYVATDNVKLIEMAFEHLKHKGLEKFAFYGIPDDSWERWAIERESAFVNLMEREGYYFSVFRGSATNSKTWQFDMNRLSDWLQQLPTPIGIIAVTDARARHLLQMCEDLNLMVPDKVAVIGIDNEEVTRYLTRVSLSSVGQGTKSMGYAAAKLLDKMLNGTRWSPAQLPRILIPPTQVYARQSSDYEGVDDPYVVHAMHFIRQNACKGIKVEQVLDHVGVSRTNLEARFKLQRGHSIHQEIHQAKLERASYLLENSELPISDIADVCGYPSIQYLYSVFKKAYNKTPKEYRVGGD is encoded by the coding sequence ATGAATAAGAACTACCAAATTTCGTTACTGTTTAATGCCAATAAAGCCTATGACCGACAGGTAATGGAAGGTATTGGCGAATACTTACAGGCTTCGCAATCGCGTTGGAATATTTTTATTCAAGAAGACTTTACTACCGATATTGAACAATTTCACAACTGGCGTGGTGATGGAGTGATTGCGGATTTTGATAATCCGAGCATTGTTCAATTGTTGTCTCAAGCAACCATTCCTGTGGTGGGAATTGGCGGCTCTTACGCCAAACAAGAGGACTATCCCCCCGTCCCGTATGTGGCGACCGATAATGTCAAATTAATTGAAATGGCGTTTGAGCATCTTAAACATAAGGGCTTAGAAAAGTTCGCCTTTTATGGCATCCCCGATGATTCTTGGGAACGTTGGGCGATAGAGCGGGAAAGTGCCTTTGTGAATCTGATGGAGCGCGAAGGGTATTATTTCTCGGTGTTTCGAGGCAGTGCGACCAATTCCAAAACATGGCAATTTGATATGAATCGTTTGTCGGATTGGCTGCAACAACTTCCGACGCCGATTGGCATTATTGCGGTGACCGATGCACGTGCGCGGCACCTTTTGCAAATGTGTGAAGACCTCAACTTGATGGTGCCGGATAAGGTGGCGGTGATTGGTATCGATAATGAAGAGGTGACTCGTTATCTTACGCGAGTCTCGTTAAGCTCAGTGGGGCAGGGCACCAAATCTATGGGCTATGCGGCAGCTAAACTGCTCGACAAAATGCTCAATGGAACCCGTTGGTCACCCGCCCAATTACCGCGCATTTTGATTCCGCCCACTCAGGTTTATGCTCGGCAGAGCTCGGATTATGAAGGTGTCGATGACCCCTATGTGGTTCATGCCATGCACTTTATTCGGCAAAATGCCTGCAAAGGGATCAAAGTAGAGCAAGTACTTGATCATGTAGGAGTATCGCGTACTAATCTTGAAGCTCGCTTTAAGCTGCAGCGTGGGCATTCGATCCACCAAGAGATTCATCAGGCGAAGTTAGAACGGGCAAGTTACCTATTGGAAAACAGTGAATTGCCGATTTCTGATATTGCCGATGTGTGTGGTTATCCCTCTATCCAATATCTCTATTCCGTGTTTAAAAAGGCCTATAACAAAACCCCCAAAGAGTACCGCGTTGGTGGTGATTAA
- the xylB gene encoding xylulokinase: protein MFIGIDLGTSGVKSILITASGDVVSSATVNMTVSRPKPLWSEQDPLQWWQATCASIRELGAKHSLKEVQAIGLSGQMHGVTLLDKHNQILRPAILWNDGRCAQECQLLEQEVPTSRTITGNLMMPGFSAPKVKWVQRHEPEIFHQIHKVLLPKDYLRFRLTGDYASDMSDAAGTMWLDLEKRDWSDELLAATGLTRSHMPSLFEGSEITGYLTREVADQLGLPVVPVVAGGGDNAAGAVGVGIIEPGQAMISLGTSGVYFAVSDGVVTNPEAALHSFCHALPNTWHTMSVILSAASCLNWVAQLTEFKDVPTMMSELEARKPSTQVIFLPYLSGERTPHNNPDAKGVFFGLTHTTDRYELAQAVLEGVGFALADGLDAMHKTGAQPQEIALIGGGARSPYWRQMLADIFQQTLVYRQGGDVGPALGAARLAQLALAEPHTDIRQICPLPEVLAQHTPNSAANQQYANKRATFIALYQRLQDLF, encoded by the coding sequence ATGTTCATCGGTATAGATTTAGGCACCTCTGGAGTCAAAAGTATCCTGATAACCGCATCTGGCGATGTGGTCAGTTCCGCTACCGTTAATATGACGGTGTCTCGCCCAAAGCCGCTTTGGTCTGAGCAAGATCCTTTGCAATGGTGGCAAGCCACTTGCGCTTCCATTCGCGAATTAGGCGCGAAACACTCTCTCAAAGAGGTGCAAGCGATTGGTCTTTCGGGTCAAATGCACGGCGTCACCCTACTCGATAAACACAATCAAATTCTGCGCCCCGCCATTTTGTGGAATGACGGACGCTGCGCACAGGAGTGTCAGTTACTCGAACAAGAAGTGCCGACTAGCCGAACAATCACTGGTAATCTGATGATGCCCGGATTTAGCGCGCCTAAAGTCAAATGGGTTCAACGCCATGAACCAGAGATTTTTCACCAAATACACAAAGTGTTACTGCCCAAAGATTACCTGCGCTTTCGCTTAACAGGCGATTACGCGTCAGATATGTCCGATGCGGCAGGAACAATGTGGCTCGATTTGGAAAAACGCGATTGGAGTGATGAGCTTTTGGCTGCAACCGGACTTACCCGTAGCCATATGCCATCCCTTTTTGAGGGCTCAGAAATCACGGGTTATTTAACTCGTGAGGTAGCGGATCAACTCGGATTACCCGTGGTTCCCGTCGTCGCAGGTGGCGGTGACAACGCTGCTGGTGCTGTCGGTGTGGGGATCATCGAACCGGGTCAGGCGATGATTTCACTTGGAACATCAGGCGTCTACTTTGCTGTTAGCGATGGTGTGGTCACCAACCCAGAAGCTGCACTGCATAGCTTTTGTCATGCTCTGCCCAATACTTGGCATACCATGTCGGTGATTCTGAGCGCCGCCTCATGTCTAAACTGGGTGGCACAATTAACGGAATTTAAAGATGTTCCGACCATGATGAGTGAGTTAGAAGCTCGTAAGCCAAGCACTCAAGTGATCTTCCTACCTTATCTATCTGGTGAAAGAACCCCGCACAACAACCCAGATGCCAAAGGGGTGTTCTTTGGTTTGACTCATACCACCGACCGCTATGAATTAGCCCAAGCGGTATTAGAAGGGGTGGGATTTGCCCTAGCCGACGGTCTAGATGCGATGCATAAAACCGGTGCTCAACCCCAAGAAATCGCACTGATCGGCGGCGGCGCTCGCAGCCCATATTGGCGACAAATGTTGGCAGATATTTTCCAGCAAACGTTAGTGTATCGCCAAGGTGGCGATGTGGGTCCAGCGCTTGGAGCTGCTCGTTTAGCCCAGTTAGCACTAGCCGAACCTCACACCGACATTCGCCAGATTTGTCCATTGCCTGAAGTATTGGCTCAGCACACACCCAATAGCGCTGCGAATCAGCAGTATGCGAATAAACGTGCGACTTTTATCGCCCTCTATCAACGTTTGCAGGATCTGTTTTAG
- a CDS encoding LysR family transcriptional regulator — protein sequence MLNLKQLETFVCIAHLGSFRQTAEQLCTTQPAISTRIVNLEHTLDTTLFHRDGGKVSLTTKGRELLPLAESIVASSQQFMQKASHETTLSGLLKMGVSETLVHTWVPAFLERLHQVLPQVEVELSVDATVNLTRELLARNLDIAMMMGPINEPSSVNSPLSTYQLFWVARPDIASQVSGGLRDFIHWPIITYGRNTAPYHEISHYFKQKNQHDMRFYSSASLSACVKLVENGVGIASLPKEVVQEQLESGELVIIEAEWNPKPLYFTVTYLNASERIRSQQLLEQAVELALQAAGDHGLAVANP from the coding sequence GTGCTAAATCTAAAACAGTTAGAGACCTTTGTGTGCATCGCGCATTTAGGTAGCTTTCGTCAAACCGCTGAGCAGTTGTGTACCACGCAGCCAGCGATTTCAACTCGTATTGTTAATCTCGAACACACGTTAGATACCACGCTGTTCCATCGCGATGGCGGCAAAGTTTCGTTAACCACCAAAGGGCGTGAGCTGTTGCCACTGGCCGAAAGTATTGTGGCGAGTAGTCAGCAATTTATGCAAAAAGCCAGTCATGAAACCACCTTGTCTGGGCTACTCAAAATGGGGGTGTCAGAGACTTTAGTTCACACTTGGGTGCCGGCTTTTTTGGAGCGACTGCATCAGGTGTTACCGCAAGTGGAAGTGGAGCTGTCGGTGGATGCCACGGTCAATCTCACGCGTGAACTGCTGGCGCGTAACTTGGATATCGCCATGATGATGGGGCCGATTAATGAGCCGAGTTCGGTAAACAGCCCTCTTAGCACGTACCAACTTTTTTGGGTTGCAAGACCCGATATCGCCAGCCAAGTCAGCGGTGGGCTTCGTGATTTTATCCATTGGCCCATCATTACTTATGGGCGTAACACCGCGCCATATCATGAAATCTCCCATTACTTTAAACAGAAAAATCAACATGATATGCGGTTCTACTCTTCTGCCTCTTTGTCTGCTTGTGTCAAGCTGGTGGAAAATGGTGTGGGTATTGCGTCACTACCCAAGGAAGTGGTGCAAGAGCAGTTAGAGAGCGGTGAGCTGGTGATCATTGAAGCTGAATGGAACCCCAAACCACTCTATTTTACCGTGACGTATTTGAACGCGAGTGAACGCATTCGTAGCCAACAGCTATTAGAGCAGGCGGTAGAGTTAGCGCTGCAAGCCGCAGGTGATCATGGATTGGCGGTTGCCAATCCATGA
- a CDS encoding putative hydro-lyase, whose amino-acid sequence MDKLDTSVSLESLTPAQVRALIRTKDHTGSTSGLAKGYLQANLLILPADWANDFLLFCQKNPVACPLVGVSEPGSRYIPELGHDIDIGRDVPEFHVFHEGQFTQAVYDLDELWRDDLVIFALGCSFSFEEALIQAGLKVRNIEQNTNVSMYDTNIACLPAGKFSGNMVVSMRPFTPKDAIRAVQVTSRYPKAHGAPVHFGDPQAIGIDDISKPNYGEAVDIYPGEVPVFWACGVTPQNVVRHSKPPFCITHSPGKMLITDLLSNALAVL is encoded by the coding sequence ATGGATAAGCTAGATACCTCAGTATCGCTTGAGTCTCTCACTCCCGCACAAGTGCGCGCCTTAATTCGGACCAAGGATCACACCGGTTCAACGAGTGGTTTAGCCAAAGGTTACCTACAAGCCAACCTATTGATTTTGCCTGCAGACTGGGCAAATGACTTCCTGCTCTTTTGTCAAAAAAACCCAGTTGCCTGCCCACTGGTTGGCGTGTCTGAACCTGGGAGTCGCTATATTCCTGAACTGGGTCATGACATCGATATCGGTCGTGATGTACCAGAATTTCATGTGTTTCATGAGGGTCAATTTACCCAAGCGGTGTATGACCTTGATGAACTGTGGCGGGATGATTTGGTGATCTTCGCTTTAGGCTGCTCTTTCTCTTTTGAAGAAGCCTTGATTCAAGCTGGATTGAAAGTTCGTAACATCGAACAAAACACCAATGTCTCAATGTACGATACCAATATTGCCTGTCTGCCTGCGGGGAAATTCAGTGGCAACATGGTGGTATCAATGCGTCCATTTACCCCCAAAGATGCGATTCGCGCCGTGCAAGTGACCAGCCGTTATCCCAAAGCACACGGTGCGCCAGTGCACTTTGGCGACCCACAAGCGATTGGGATTGACGATATTAGCAAGCCAAACTACGGCGAAGCGGTCGATATCTATCCTGGTGAAGTGCCGGTATTTTGGGCCTGTGGCGTGACACCACAAAACGTGGTACGTCACAGCAAACCACCTTTTTGTATCACCCACTCTCCGGGCAAAATGTTGATTACCGATCTACTGAGTAATGCGTTAGCGGTGCTGTAA
- a CDS encoding 5-oxoprolinase subunit PxpA: MKINCDMGESFGHWTIGHDDQVMPFIDMANIACGMHASDPTVMLETVRLAKKHGVTIGAHPGYADLQGFGRRPMPLSDTELKALFIYQVGALKLLCESEGVALSYVKPHGALYNTMMKDDKVFITLLEAMQQAAPELPLVVMAVPNHAKYQAAADNRGITVWFEAFVDRAYDEDGRLVARSIPGSTYTDLETIGAQARSLIEFGQVTTLDGTTIEVHADTLCIHGDGPAAVPTARLLNDILRSGKGNAL, translated from the coding sequence ATGAAAATTAACTGCGATATGGGCGAAAGCTTTGGTCACTGGACCATTGGCCACGATGACCAAGTCATGCCTTTCATTGATATGGCGAACATCGCCTGTGGCATGCATGCCTCTGACCCAACCGTCATGTTAGAAACCGTTCGGCTAGCGAAAAAACATGGCGTCACCATTGGTGCTCATCCGGGTTATGCCGATTTGCAAGGGTTTGGCCGCCGTCCGATGCCTCTTAGCGACACTGAACTAAAAGCGCTTTTTATCTATCAAGTTGGTGCGCTAAAACTCTTGTGTGAAAGTGAAGGCGTTGCCCTCAGTTACGTCAAACCCCATGGCGCGCTGTATAACACCATGATGAAAGACGATAAGGTCTTTATCACTTTACTTGAAGCGATGCAGCAAGCTGCGCCCGAACTTCCTTTGGTGGTGATGGCGGTGCCCAATCACGCCAAATACCAAGCCGCTGCAGATAACCGTGGTATTACCGTCTGGTTTGAAGCCTTTGTTGACCGAGCGTATGACGAAGATGGTCGCTTAGTAGCGCGTTCTATTCCCGGCTCTACCTACACTGACCTTGAGACCATTGGCGCCCAAGCGCGCTCTTTAATTGAATTTGGCCAAGTGACCACCCTCGATGGCACAACGATTGAAGTGCATGCCGATACCCTTTGCATCCACGGTGATGGCCCAGCTGCAGTGCCAACAGCGCGTCTGCTTAATGACATTTTGCGATCTGGGAAAGGGAACGCATTATGA
- the pxpB gene encoding 5-oxoprolinase subunit PxpB gives MKMSAVNENSLILYFGDAINAQVADRIGLAVPLIRSALGQALIDVVPSYTSVLVTFDIMSIGMEECLATLQETLQEIDELEGHSQQSAQIEIPVYYGPEVALDADDVCAHTGLSFEEIVAIHSSETYRVYAIGFTPGFAYLGNTDARIEIPRKKTPRLSIPKGSVALADRQTAIYPKVSPGGWQVIGKTPIDLIDYQRDNLTLFEMGAKVTFKPITREQFLQLGGELPQTTHKETRVKKPQSDKEIA, from the coding sequence ATGAAGATGAGCGCAGTGAATGAAAACTCGTTGATCCTCTACTTTGGCGATGCGATTAACGCGCAAGTGGCTGATCGCATTGGACTCGCCGTGCCACTAATTCGTTCTGCGCTAGGACAAGCCTTAATCGATGTGGTGCCTTCGTACACCTCGGTTTTGGTGACCTTCGATATCATGTCGATTGGAATGGAAGAGTGCCTTGCCACCTTGCAAGAAACCCTTCAAGAGATCGATGAGCTCGAGGGGCACAGCCAACAAAGTGCGCAGATTGAAATTCCCGTGTACTACGGACCAGAGGTCGCTTTGGATGCCGATGATGTCTGCGCCCATACTGGCCTGAGCTTTGAGGAAATCGTCGCCATACACAGTAGCGAAACCTATCGCGTGTATGCGATTGGCTTTACGCCTGGCTTTGCTTACCTAGGTAATACCGATGCCCGCATCGAGATTCCGCGCAAAAAAACGCCGCGGTTATCGATTCCCAAAGGCAGTGTTGCCTTAGCCGATCGCCAAACCGCGATTTATCCCAAAGTCTCGCCCGGTGGCTGGCAAGTGATTGGCAAAACACCGATTGATCTTATTGATTATCAACGAGATAACCTGACCTTATTTGAGATGGGCGCTAAGGTCACCTTTAAGCCCATTACCCGGGAGCAATTTTTGCAACTCGGCGGTGAACTGCCGCAAACCACGCACAAGGAAACCCGCGTAAAAAAGCCGCAGAGTGATAAGGAGATCGCCTGA
- a CDS encoding 5-oxoprolinase subunit C family protein, giving the protein MLTLLSSGPLSLIQDLGRQGHQHIGVSPGGPMDEHAFLWANRLVGNQPNAPQIEITMGQFRACFTKPTTFALTGADMGARLNDKPLTPWQSYHAKANDVLVLRGARFGTRAYLAVAGGFTVPTILNSATTVVRDQLGGLARHGAALQNGDEIDYPTCNARSLHQVPPEFIPHYSQDVVIDMIGSYQYEWFAPEQRTRFFQSDYTVTTNCDRMGYRLSGDTITCRQQNLISEGIALGAIQIPADGQPIVLMRDRQTIGGYPKMGCVTTKDLSKLAQCQPGTRVRFVETTLEKATQQRRLQQQFFHHYVAKHRAAEWLTQTL; this is encoded by the coding sequence ATGTTAACCCTACTCTCATCTGGTCCGTTGAGCCTGATTCAAGATTTGGGGCGTCAAGGACACCAACATATTGGCGTGAGCCCCGGCGGTCCAATGGATGAACATGCCTTTTTGTGGGCAAATCGCTTGGTAGGAAACCAACCTAATGCACCACAAATTGAGATTACTATGGGTCAGTTTCGTGCCTGCTTTACCAAGCCAACCACCTTTGCACTGACCGGTGCAGACATGGGAGCGCGCTTAAATGATAAGCCGCTAACGCCTTGGCAGAGTTATCACGCCAAGGCTAATGATGTACTGGTTCTGCGTGGTGCACGTTTTGGCACTCGCGCCTATTTAGCCGTGGCAGGCGGTTTTACCGTTCCGACCATTTTAAATAGCGCGACAACGGTCGTTCGCGATCAATTAGGCGGACTCGCTCGCCATGGCGCAGCACTACAAAATGGCGATGAGATTGACTACCCAACTTGCAATGCGCGTAGTCTGCATCAAGTTCCACCAGAGTTTATTCCTCATTACAGCCAAGACGTCGTGATCGACATGATCGGCAGTTATCAGTATGAGTGGTTTGCTCCCGAACAACGCACACGCTTCTTTCAATCTGACTATACCGTGACAACGAACTGTGACCGGATGGGATATCGTTTATCAGGCGATACCATTACGTGTCGCCAGCAGAATTTGATTTCCGAAGGGATTGCGCTTGGAGCGATTCAGATCCCTGCCGATGGTCAACCGATAGTGTTGATGCGTGACAGACAAACGATTGGTGGTTATCCCAAGATGGGATGCGTCACCACCAAAGATCTCAGCAAACTGGCTCAATGTCAGCCAGGAACTCGGGTACGTTTTGTGGAAACAACGTTGGAGAAGGCCACTCAGCAGCGCCGCCTCCAGCAGCAGTTTTTCCATCACTACGTAGCCAAACACCGTGCAGCAGAGTGGCTCACTCAAACACTTTAG
- a CDS encoding NRAMP family divalent metal transporter produces MSSEKVISAATSAVTPKAQAGFNWSLIMGAVFLMATSAVGPGFLTQTTVFTQTLGASFAFVILISILLDIGAQLNIWRVIVVARKRAQDIANDLVPGLGIAIAAAVALGGLAFNIGNIAGAGLGVNVLFPDISPIGGAALSAVIAVALFVMKDATRMMDRFTILMGGALILMIVYVLFSTQPPYAQAAYHAVAPEKLDIISIVTLVGGTVGGYITFAGAHRLVDAGVVGKESLPQVTRGSISAISVASVVRIMLFLAALGVVSQGITLDPSNPPASMFQHAAGAVGYKLFGLVLWAAAITSVIGAAYTSVSFLKTLHPAIERHSQGVTIAFIVISTFIFCSIGKPVMLLVLVGAINGFILPVTLGTMLVAAHKSKIVGDYKHPIILSAIGWIITIMMALMSLYSLYKMLFM; encoded by the coding sequence ATGTCGTCAGAAAAAGTCATTTCTGCTGCCACCAGCGCAGTGACGCCCAAAGCTCAAGCCGGCTTTAACTGGTCACTCATCATGGGTGCCGTATTTCTTATGGCAACCTCAGCAGTGGGACCGGGCTTCCTTACTCAAACCACTGTTTTTACTCAAACCTTAGGCGCAAGTTTTGCCTTCGTTATTTTAATTTCCATCCTGTTGGATATCGGTGCGCAGCTCAATATTTGGCGCGTCATCGTTGTCGCTAGAAAGCGTGCGCAAGATATTGCTAACGACCTTGTACCGGGGCTAGGCATTGCCATCGCAGCGGCTGTTGCCTTAGGTGGCCTTGCCTTCAACATTGGTAACATTGCGGGTGCAGGTCTTGGGGTCAACGTACTCTTTCCTGATATCTCACCTATCGGTGGGGCTGCACTGAGCGCGGTGATCGCTGTGGCGCTGTTTGTGATGAAAGATGCGACACGCATGATGGACCGTTTCACCATCTTAATGGGCGGCGCACTGATTCTGATGATTGTGTATGTGCTGTTTTCGACTCAGCCTCCTTATGCACAAGCCGCTTATCACGCGGTTGCACCTGAGAAACTGGATATCATTTCCATCGTCACTCTCGTGGGTGGCACAGTGGGTGGTTACATCACCTTTGCTGGTGCACACCGTTTGGTGGACGCCGGAGTAGTAGGTAAAGAGTCACTTCCTCAAGTCACTCGCGGCTCTATCTCTGCTATCAGTGTGGCTTCGGTGGTGCGCATCATGCTGTTTTTGGCAGCATTAGGCGTGGTAAGCCAAGGTATTACCCTTGATCCAAGTAACCCACCAGCGTCTATGTTCCAACACGCGGCTGGCGCCGTCGGTTACAAGCTATTTGGTTTGGTGCTTTGGGCAGCAGCGATTACCTCAGTTATCGGTGCGGCTTACACCTCGGTTTCTTTCTTGAAAACCTTACACCCAGCAATTGAACGTCACAGCCAAGGGGTGACTATCGCCTTTATCGTGATTTCGACCTTTATTTTCTGTTCGATTGGTAAACCGGTTATGCTGCTGGTGTTAGTTGGTGCGATTAACGGCTTCATCCTACCTGTGACCTTAGGCACCATGCTGGTTGCGGCGCACAAAAGCAAAATTGTTGGTGACTACAAACACCCTATCATTCTGTCTGCTATCGGCTGGATTATCACCATCATGATGGCGCTTATGAGCCTTTACAGTCTGTATAAAATGCTGTTTATGTAA
- a CDS encoding pectate lyase produces the protein MINLGIRLSDSSDWQQSSALGNNSIDKGTGTSSSTSNDMGTGTSGSQDTTTKLLAMLIMAALEMMKQSNSSSDNGTGTSSSDPFSSKSSTDNTMQQLTNSLLNGSMSDSSNGGGQLSQASSPLTQEVGKMMDTQPETFSSPAALASTGGNGESAGASDVGTGTTSLGDTGSKNSDLGGNVLGTGTSNNSATTNSTSLGGTSDTSTADVGTDTATQANNTSNSAVNMFPTASSSPNVVDETIVVKAGETFDGKGQTFTASSKLGKGDQAEDQKPLFVLEDGATLKNVVIGDNGADGVHTKGDATVDNVHWTNVGEDALTMKKSGDVTIQNSSAKGADDKIFQLNAAGSLTLDNVQADDFGKLVRTNGGQQADWEINLNNVKASNGHNALVQSDSNTVKVNATNVSTDNVKGMYKLPESGQLNIA, from the coding sequence ATGATTAACTTAGGTATTCGATTATCCGACTCATCGGACTGGCAACAAAGCTCCGCACTTGGCAACAACTCCATCGATAAGGGGACAGGCACTTCAAGCTCTACTTCCAACGATATGGGGACAGGCACCTCAGGCAGCCAAGATACCACCACAAAATTGCTCGCTATGCTCATCATGGCTGCACTGGAAATGATGAAACAAAGCAACTCTTCAAGCGATAACGGGACAGGCACTTCATCATCAGATCCGTTCTCTAGCAAATCGTCTACCGACAACACCATGCAGCAGCTCACCAATAGCCTATTGAACGGTTCGATGTCTGATAGCAGCAACGGTGGCGGTCAGCTATCTCAAGCCAGTTCACCACTCACTCAAGAAGTGGGCAAAATGATGGATACCCAACCAGAAACCTTCTCCTCGCCTGCTGCTTTAGCAAGCACTGGTGGTAATGGCGAAAGTGCGGGAGCCAGCGATGTGGGGACAGGCACCACAAGCCTTGGTGATACAGGCTCTAAAAACAGTGACTTAGGCGGTAACGTTCTGGGGACAGGCACTTCAAATAACTCTGCAACAACAAACTCCACTTCCCTAGGCGGAACCTCTGATACCTCAACTGCTGATGTGGGGACAGACACTGCAACGCAAGCCAACAACACCAGTAACTCCGCAGTTAATATGTTCCCTACCGCATCGAGCAGCCCTAACGTCGTAGATGAAACGATTGTGGTGAAAGCGGGCGAAACCTTTGATGGTAAAGGACAAACCTTTACCGCCAGTAGCAAGCTAGGTAAAGGCGACCAAGCCGAAGACCAAAAACCACTGTTTGTGCTTGAAGATGGAGCAACGTTGAAAAACGTGGTGATTGGCGATAATGGCGCTGACGGGGTTCACACCAAAGGCGATGCCACCGTCGATAACGTGCACTGGACCAATGTAGGTGAAGATGCTCTTACCATGAAAAAAAGTGGCGATGTAACGATTCAAAATAGCAGTGCGAAAGGCGCTGATGACAAGATCTTCCAATTGAACGCCGCAGGCTCTTTAACTCTCGATAACGTGCAAGCTGATGACTTTGGCAAGCTAGTGAGAACCAATGGCGGACAACAAGCCGATTGGGAAATCAATTTGAATAATGTGAAAGCCTCTAACGGTCACAACGCATTGGTTCAAAGTGACAGTAATACCGTCAAAGTGAATGCCACTAACGTCAGCACTGACAACGTCAAAGGCATGTACAAACTTCCTGAATCAGGCCAACTCAATATCGCTTAA